From the genome of Ignavibacteriales bacterium, one region includes:
- a CDS encoding T9SS type A sorting domain-containing protein: MKRKHILFFILSITQVLWAQKIGTKIITPFGTARSISVLADNRIFVGTQNDGLYYSPDNGSTWIYLTFPHSLTGMAYKSSSGNLYVDAQYNGLYRSKGGTGNWELVGFQDVEIDQIFESATGNLVCHINAYNPAVYNSVYTFYLSKNNGLNWNYIPSQFSKSLGLGIAVHPNKTIYIGTYQGLYKSTDGESWQFCEPGTVYSTAIQSNGLIYYTTSNEIRNTMDNGSALGIFPLTQSPFVTYKIVRDQQDDLYVQSTNYSESYLYKNTKGSFIWNLLGELNGDNGHTYGKQMQINSFGDIFYLDGGSLYKINRTITKVDDYLNVQVPHQIQLFQNYPNPFNPTTNISFSLNEKTFMKLKIYDSCGKEITTLVNEEKPAGTYSVKFDGNSLSSGVYFYRLQTSHFSQTMKLLLLK, encoded by the coding sequence CGATCAATTTCAGTACTGGCAGATAACAGAATATTTGTAGGGACACAAAATGACGGATTATATTACTCACCCGATAATGGTAGCACGTGGATTTACCTTACATTTCCTCACTCATTAACAGGCATGGCATATAAATCGAGTTCGGGAAATTTGTATGTTGATGCACAATACAACGGTCTCTATCGAAGCAAAGGGGGAACTGGAAATTGGGAATTGGTCGGCTTTCAAGATGTGGAAATTGATCAGATTTTTGAAAGTGCAACGGGTAATTTAGTCTGTCATATTAATGCGTATAATCCAGCCGTGTATAATAGCGTATATACGTTTTATCTTTCAAAAAATAATGGCCTTAACTGGAATTACATTCCATCTCAATTCAGTAAAAGTCTTGGCCTTGGTATTGCGGTACATCCCAATAAGACGATCTACATCGGGACCTATCAAGGATTATATAAATCCACCGACGGTGAATCATGGCAATTTTGTGAGCCAGGAACTGTCTATTCAACAGCGATTCAGTCGAATGGATTAATCTATTATACAACCTCAAATGAAATCAGAAATACGATGGACAACGGGTCAGCGTTGGGTATTTTTCCTTTAACTCAATCTCCATTTGTGACGTATAAAATTGTTAGAGATCAACAAGATGATTTGTACGTACAATCTACTAATTACAGCGAGAGTTATTTATATAAAAATACGAAGGGCTCTTTCATATGGAATCTATTAGGGGAATTGAATGGGGATAATGGTCATACGTATGGTAAACAGATGCAAATAAACTCTTTTGGGGATATATTCTATCTGGATGGAGGATCACTATATAAGATAAATCGAACCATAACAAAAGTCGATGATTACCTCAATGTACAGGTACCACATCAGATTCAGTTGTTTCAGAATTATCCTAATCCATTCAATCCAACGACAAACATATCATTCTCACTCAACGAAAAGACCTTCATGAAACTGAAGATTTACGATAGTTGTGGTAAAGAGATAACAACATTAGTAAATGAAGAAAAACCCGCTGGGACATATTCTGTTAAATTTGACGGTAATTCTTTATCAAGTGGTGTATATTTTTATCGATTACAAACTTCCCATTTTTCGCAAACTATGAAACTACTATTATTGAAATAA
- a CDS encoding DNA adenine methylase encodes MKLYSPLRYPGGKRKLANFIARVCERNVVRGHYIEPYAGGAAVALYLLLQEVVDEITINDKDRSIYAFWYSVKHYPLQLCELINKTPISLSEWKKQREIQKKKKDASLLELGFSTFFLNRTNRSGIIEGGPIGGIKQTGDYKINCRYNKKELISRIKKIAEKKGKIHVYNLDAIELVKKLELSQKVKNGIFYFDPPYFLKGESLYLNSYNFDDHVEVSRVIKSIKNSHWILTYDNTLPIRELYKSYRSKRYTLPHFAYKPRIGKEIMYLSNHLLIPKTIFVQYIC; translated from the coding sequence ATGAAATTATATTCACCCTTAAGATATCCAGGCGGAAAACGCAAACTAGCTAACTTCATTGCTAGAGTTTGTGAAAGGAATGTGGTTCGAGGGCATTATATTGAGCCATATGCTGGTGGGGCTGCAGTAGCATTATATTTGCTATTGCAGGAAGTTGTTGATGAAATTACCATCAATGATAAAGATCGTTCAATATATGCTTTTTGGTATTCGGTTAAGCATTATCCTTTACAACTTTGTGAATTGATAAATAAAACCCCTATAAGTCTATCAGAATGGAAAAAACAAAGAGAAATACAAAAAAAGAAAAAAGATGCTTCTTTGTTAGAGCTCGGTTTTTCAACCTTCTTTCTCAATCGAACAAATCGATCGGGCATAATTGAAGGTGGCCCTATTGGTGGAATTAAGCAGACAGGAGATTATAAAATTAATTGTAGATATAACAAAAAAGAATTGATTTCTCGGATAAAAAAAATAGCCGAGAAAAAAGGTAAGATCCATGTTTATAACCTTGATGCTATAGAGTTAGTGAAGAAATTGGAATTATCACAAAAAGTAAAAAACGGAATATTTTATTTTGATCCGCCATACTTTTTGAAGGGCGAGAGCTTATATCTTAATTCATATAATTTTGATGATCATGTGGAAGTCTCACGAGTTATCAAATCCATCAAGAATAGTCATTGGATTCTGACTTATGACAATACTCTACCAATAAGAGAACTTTATAAATCATATCGTTCAAAACGATATACATTACCGCATTTTGCATATAAACCTAGAATAGGAAAAGAAATTATGTACTTGAGTAACCATCTTTTAATACCTAAGACGATATTTGTCCAATATATTTGTTAA
- a CDS encoding radical SAM protein has product MDIDLLSQLTGFSKTDLTEAIAGDKILGLGLELTRQCNLKCVYCYANSGKPLKNELTYEELLKTVDEATLLGVKKIGIIGGGEPLLYENLKNLINYIFQRGISISLFTNGVLIDKEWASFLYDKGVSIVHKLNSFDKKVQDKLCGVKGSFEQIQNSLNILMGIGYPTANHKLSIETVILKENISELPSIWRWARNNKIIPVVERLTPFGRSTKLLNKCSTEDIKNLFEKLSKIDMEEFNIKWLPHPPFAGTRGCYHHYYALYITSNGEIQPCSGVTVSLGNIRTRKISDALRSRTITELRHIGESIKGKCKICEYANVCYGCRGSAYHVKGSYLASDPQCWIS; this is encoded by the coding sequence ATGGATATTGATTTACTTTCTCAACTAACAGGATTTAGCAAGACAGATCTTACTGAAGCAATTGCCGGTGATAAGATTTTAGGATTGGGTTTAGAACTTACGAGACAATGCAATTTGAAATGTGTGTATTGTTATGCTAATTCGGGGAAGCCTCTAAAAAATGAATTAACCTACGAAGAATTATTAAAAACTGTTGATGAAGCTACACTTCTTGGTGTAAAAAAGATTGGTATTATTGGCGGGGGTGAACCTTTACTTTATGAAAATCTCAAAAATCTAATAAATTATATTTTTCAGAGAGGAATAAGTATTTCCTTATTTACCAATGGTGTCTTAATAGATAAGGAATGGGCTTCGTTTTTATATGATAAGGGTGTTTCAATTGTACATAAGTTAAATAGTTTTGATAAAAAAGTTCAAGATAAATTGTGTGGAGTAAAAGGGAGTTTTGAACAAATACAAAATTCATTAAATATTCTGATGGGGATTGGTTATCCAACTGCAAATCATAAATTAAGTATCGAAACAGTTATCTTAAAAGAGAATATTTCTGAACTACCTTCTATTTGGCGTTGGGCTCGTAATAATAAAATAATACCCGTTGTTGAACGATTAACCCCATTTGGTAGGAGCACAAAACTTTTGAATAAATGTTCAACGGAAGATATTAAAAACCTTTTTGAGAAACTTTCAAAAATTGATATGGAAGAATTTAATATCAAATGGTTACCACATCCACCATTTGCTGGTACGAGAGGGTGTTATCACCATTATTATGCTCTCTACATTACATCGAATGGAGAAATTCAGCCTTGCAGTGGAGTTACAGTTTCTTTAGGGAATATTCGCACTAGAAAGATAAGTGATGCATTGCGTTCAAGAACAATCACGGAACTAAGACATATCGGAGAATCGATCAAAGGAAAATGTAAAATTTGTGAGTATGCGAATGTTTGTTACGGGTGTAGAGGCTCCGCATATCATGTTAAAGGAAGTTATCTTGCAAGTGATCCACAATGTTGGATTTCCTAA
- a CDS encoding SIR2 family protein, whose translation MSTMLDHDPLRELGEIRNQLSYTKRLGFLFGAGTSKAMGIPDIATITQTVEDELKSDDKNNYVAIKKTLEKDLQHIEAILNQVRLIRQITSDNKTNSYDGLNGERAKQLDKAICEAIYKIISSAEIKADLSIAKGFISWLNWISRDFTKEIFTTNYDLIFERAFENLLIPFYDGFVGSHEPFFAHESLDGKSNYDRPPVSWIRLWKLHGSLGWFWKLNDDKKTHRVIRLSDGAKEKFPDAELVIYPSRDKYESSRKQPFTSFFDRLKEFLLSGEGIFIISGYSFSDDHINEVIFNSLNQNNRLHIISFFYENKPMEKIVAEGKNFPNLTMIGPTKASVSGLYGNWVYSKGGEILDTFWDKDKLKLGDFKELVKFLIVTSGLKENVTIPIKTK comes from the coding sequence ATGAGTACAATGCTGGATCATGATCCGTTGCGAGAACTTGGTGAAATTAGGAATCAACTATCGTATACAAAAAGATTGGGTTTTTTATTTGGGGCTGGGACATCCAAAGCTATGGGAATACCCGATATAGCCACTATTACACAGACAGTTGAGGATGAACTCAAAAGTGACGATAAAAATAATTATGTCGCTATCAAAAAGACGCTAGAGAAAGATTTACAACATATCGAGGCCATTCTAAACCAAGTGCGTCTTATTCGACAGATTACATCTGACAATAAAACTAATTCGTATGATGGTTTAAATGGAGAAAGAGCAAAACAACTTGATAAAGCCATATGTGAGGCAATTTATAAAATTATATCTTCTGCAGAAATAAAAGCAGACTTATCTATTGCTAAGGGGTTCATTAGCTGGTTAAATTGGATATCAAGGGATTTTACTAAGGAAATATTTACCACAAATTATGATTTAATCTTTGAGAGGGCTTTTGAAAATTTACTAATTCCTTTTTATGATGGTTTTGTAGGATCGCATGAACCATTTTTCGCACATGAAAGTTTGGATGGTAAATCTAATTATGACAGACCACCAGTTTCATGGATCCGCCTTTGGAAATTACACGGCTCATTAGGTTGGTTTTGGAAACTAAACGATGATAAAAAGACCCATAGAGTAATACGCTTAAGTGATGGAGCGAAAGAGAAATTCCCCGACGCAGAGTTAGTAATATATCCATCAAGAGACAAATATGAATCTTCGAGAAAACAACCTTTTACTAGCTTCTTTGATAGATTAAAAGAATTTTTATTGAGTGGCGAGGGGATATTTATAATAAGTGGTTACTCTTTCTCGGATGATCATATTAATGAAGTTATTTTTAACAGCCTTAATCAAAATAACAGACTTCATATAATTTCATTTTTCTACGAAAATAAGCCAATGGAAAAAATTGTTGCAGAAGGTAAGAATTTCCCCAATTTAACAATGATCGGACCTACTAAAGCATCAGTTTCAGGTTTGTATGGGAATTGGGTTTATTCCAAAGGCGGAGAAATACTGGATACGTTTTGGGACAAAGATAAATTAAAGCTTGGCGATTTTAAGGAGCTTGTTAAGTTTTTAATCGTGACCTCTGGATTAAAAGAAAACGTAACTATCCCAATTAAAACGAAATGA
- a CDS encoding AAA family ATPase yields MSGSGKTTVAKMTANQLGIRFVDFADLIVECANSLGMKSDSHDDIINFAPSFLAESVSLARSNLLKMSGEELLILETHLAPRIKKLWYTFTSPDILKERNTIGIVVIADDLNDIKNKKQNRSAKRDLINQSYEILNEDQQMNIIAATTCCVSLGIPLQIIWNKFNHLEESINQLTEFILELKKKINLE; encoded by the coding sequence ATCTCTGGATCTGGCAAAACAACTGTTGCTAAAATGACCGCAAATCAACTAGGTATCAGATTTGTTGATTTTGCAGATTTAATAGTCGAATGTGCTAATTCATTAGGGATGAAATCTGATTCTCATGATGATATCATTAATTTCGCCCCATCTTTTTTGGCAGAATCAGTTAGTCTGGCAAGATCGAATTTATTAAAAATGTCTGGGGAAGAATTATTGATTCTCGAAACACATCTGGCTCCTAGAATTAAAAAACTTTGGTATACCTTTACGAGTCCAGATATATTAAAGGAACGAAACACAATAGGTATTGTGGTTATCGCAGATGACCTTAATGATATAAAAAATAAAAAACAGAATCGTTCAGCGAAAAGAGATTTAATTAATCAATCTTATGAGATATTGAATGAAGATCAACAGATGAATATTATTGCTGCAACTACATGTTGTGTTTCTTTAGGCATTCCTCTTCAAATAATATGGAATAAGTTTAATCATTTAGAGGAGTCGATTAATCAATTAACTGAATTTATACTTGAACTAAAGAAAAAAATTAATTTGGAGTAG
- a CDS encoding toll/interleukin-1 receptor domain-containing protein: protein MYNIFISYAQNELRWAEYLKQHLALNNVDIFVAEHDLPAGSSLSIEISDQIKRSDLFVLLWTSNARESKYVNNELFLAKTEGKDILPVLLQPGAAFPPLLGDIKYLDIAKAPEAQLAWLRDFVQKRAQSKTLSDVIALGLLGLVAYVALKN, encoded by the coding sequence ATGTATAATATATTTATTAGTTATGCCCAAAATGAACTCAGATGGGCAGAGTATTTAAAACAACATTTAGCGCTTAACAATGTGGATATATTCGTAGCTGAACACGATCTTCCTGCAGGAAGTAGCCTCAGTATTGAAATATCAGATCAGATAAAAAGAAGTGATTTATTTGTTCTTTTATGGACTTCTAATGCTCGTGAATCAAAGTATGTAAATAACGAACTTTTTCTTGCTAAAACAGAAGGGAAAGATATTCTTCCGGTGCTTTTACAACCTGGGGCAGCATTTCCACCTTTGCTTGGTGATATAAAATATCTTGACATTGCAAAAGCACCAGAAGCACAACTCGCATGGTTACGTGACTTTGTTCAAAAACGGGCTCAATCAAAAACATTGTCAGACGTTATTGCGTTGGGTTTATTAGGACTTGTCGCATATGTTGCCTTAAAAAACTGA
- a CDS encoding ATP-binding protein, with product MKRDITYLGDVINVSSGSVEVEISKEIPSAAPIIGGRLYKIGQIGTFVKFPIGSLTLYGLVSSVSNTPSSNESNQYEPNYGSRFLQVQLIGEKLGNEKFQKGVGTFPTINDEVHIVTEEDLKLIYGNKSDGYIEIGKHSSSENLPVYIDLHNLILRHSAILGSTGSGKSNTTAHLIKRILNDYEGARIVLVDTHGEYPSAFKDSAQIFKINDKVNPLFVPFWTMTFDELSFFLVGRSEGQEKPEDKQLREKIVELKKINAGKLKAGKVEDNYITADSPIPFDIKQMWYDFDRELNATYNHNSDHITANECLESEGNAKDLIPARFTPYSPNNTQPYKSKKQTMYPYIGKIYSRLKDSRFSFMFNPPDYYDVRSKHDIDHLLRSWIEHDKRLTILDLSGIPFELIDISVGLISRFLFDAMYWGRFETYTGRNRPLLMVYEEAHSYLPKSEKNSNVYGYARKAVEKIFKEGRKFGIGAMVVTQRPSEISETILAQAGTFVALRLSNSSDKGTVESAAPNNMNSLMELLPSLRIGEAIVVGEAINIPSRVRIDLVEPRPSSNDPELVKTWKTTFTPNDKNYKVIVTAIREQKAITKARKK from the coding sequence ATGAAAAGAGATATTACATATTTAGGCGATGTGATTAATGTGAGTAGTGGAAGCGTAGAAGTTGAAATTTCCAAAGAAATCCCATCTGCTGCACCAATCATTGGAGGAAGGCTGTATAAAATTGGGCAAATCGGAACATTTGTTAAGTTTCCTATAGGGAGTTTAACTTTATATGGGCTAGTGTCTTCAGTAAGTAATACTCCGTCAAGTAATGAAAGTAATCAATATGAACCAAACTATGGTTCTCGATTTTTACAAGTTCAATTAATTGGCGAAAAACTTGGCAATGAAAAATTTCAAAAGGGAGTTGGCACATTCCCCACAATTAATGACGAAGTCCATATTGTTACAGAAGAGGATTTGAAACTTATTTATGGAAATAAATCAGACGGCTATATTGAAATAGGCAAACATTCATCGTCTGAAAACTTACCAGTATATATTGATTTGCATAATTTAATTTTGCGACATTCCGCAATTCTGGGATCAACAGGAAGTGGTAAATCAAACACTACAGCGCATTTGATTAAGCGTATTCTAAATGATTATGAAGGAGCCAGAATCGTATTGGTTGATACTCATGGAGAATATCCTTCTGCTTTTAAGGATAGTGCTCAAATATTCAAAATTAATGATAAAGTTAATCCCCTCTTCGTTCCATTTTGGACAATGACTTTTGATGAATTATCTTTCTTTTTAGTGGGCAGATCAGAAGGCCAGGAAAAACCCGAAGACAAGCAGTTAAGAGAAAAGATTGTTGAATTAAAAAAGATAAATGCTGGCAAATTAAAAGCTGGGAAAGTTGAGGATAATTATATAACAGCAGATTCACCAATCCCTTTTGACATCAAACAAATGTGGTATGACTTCGATAGAGAATTAAATGCTACTTATAATCATAATAGTGATCACATTACGGCAAATGAATGTCTAGAATCTGAAGGAAATGCCAAAGATTTAATACCTGCTAGATTCACGCCATACTCTCCTAATAATACCCAACCATACAAATCGAAAAAACAAACAATGTACCCTTATATCGGAAAAATATATTCTAGATTAAAGGATTCAAGGTTTAGTTTTATGTTCAACCCACCTGATTACTATGATGTCAGAAGTAAGCATGACATCGATCATTTATTAAGGAGTTGGATTGAACACGACAAACGACTTACAATTTTAGATTTGAGTGGAATTCCATTCGAACTAATAGATATCTCTGTTGGTTTAATCAGTCGTTTCTTGTTCGATGCTATGTACTGGGGACGCTTCGAGACTTATACGGGCCGAAACCGGCCTTTATTAATGGTTTACGAAGAAGCTCATTCATACCTTCCAAAATCAGAAAAAAATTCAAATGTGTATGGATATGCTCGTAAAGCTGTCGAAAAAATATTTAAGGAGGGACGAAAGTTTGGAATCGGAGCTATGGTGGTTACTCAACGCCCTTCGGAAATTTCTGAAACTATTCTTGCCCAAGCGGGAACCTTTGTTGCGTTGAGGTTATCGAATAGTAGTGATAAAGGAACAGTAGAATCTGCAGCTCCTAATAATATGAATAGTTTAATGGAATTGCTCCCTTCACTTAGAATTGGTGAGGCTATTGTTGTAGGTGAAGCCATTAATATTCCATCACGAGTTAGAATTGACCTTGTCGAACCGAGACCTAGTAGTAATGACCCCGAATTGGTCAAAACGTGGAAAACAACTTTTACACCGAATGACAAAAATTATAAAGTTATCGTTACAGCAATTAGAGAGCAAAAAGCTATCACTAAAGCAAGGAAGAAATAA
- a CDS encoding KTSC domain-containing protein — translation MVHVSSSHIEAVGYDPNTAVLEIQFKDGSVYDYYDVPSYEYDGLLSAESKGTYAHQNIYKKYRQQKIG, via the coding sequence ATGGTACACGTAAGTTCATCACACATCGAAGCAGTTGGTTACGATCCCAATACAGCCGTCTTAGAGATTCAGTTTAAAGATGGTAGCGTTTATGACTATTATGATGTGCCATCATACGAATATGATGGGCTACTTAGTGCTGAATCAAAAGGAACATATGCGCATCAAAATATTTATAAAAAATATAGACAACAAAAAATCGGTTAA
- a CDS encoding recombinase family protein, translating into MKGIIYTRVSSDEQVNGTSLEFQEELCRKYGEQKNIEIVEIYREEGESAKDLSLNNREKFLEALEYCRRNKNQIDAFIVLRVDRFARNTEDHFAVRKILLGYGTTLYSVTEPIGNKPAEKFIETVLAGAAEYDNALRKQRCTDGMLARINQGIYPFRPPIGYACANFKKRGEKKTEPDPPDEKTFPIIQRALREYARNVYRQTDIIRMLKEWGLKTSSGKNPTPQMVDRMLRNSLKFYAGIIVNPWTKEEIVGLHKPMITKDEMYQIQMVLSGNSRNNSLIRAKYNPLFPLRRTILCGECNRPLTGSIVHGNGGNYPYYHCAYKLCSMYGKGIGKNLLESEFIKILEKIIPKEKWFNVFRDSIIDVWKERGKQSETDVKRNEACISILKAKKNRIFEMREDGSYTKEEFQKRRDEIEGEIEVCKTELNRHKYEEFNLEEVMAYVIDFIGALAQKWLLMPIAQKTRFQKLVFPDGIPFKRGQGLGTTKLGYVFELIQSFDASKSALVHLNEFSWNQIIGELEEWQKAIDSIELTSQSSNSNSDDIRQLYRNVA; encoded by the coding sequence ATGAAAGGCATCATATACACACGAGTATCTAGCGACGAACAAGTAAATGGTACCTCTTTAGAATTTCAAGAGGAGCTTTGTCGTAAATACGGTGAACAAAAAAATATTGAAATTGTAGAAATCTATCGAGAGGAGGGAGAGTCGGCTAAAGATTTGAGTCTGAATAATCGGGAAAAATTCTTGGAAGCATTAGAGTATTGTAGAAGAAATAAAAACCAAATAGATGCATTCATTGTTTTGCGAGTTGATAGATTTGCGCGTAATACTGAAGATCACTTTGCAGTGAGAAAAATATTATTAGGATATGGAACAACGCTGTATTCAGTAACCGAACCAATTGGAAATAAACCAGCAGAAAAATTTATTGAAACCGTTCTTGCGGGTGCGGCAGAATATGATAATGCATTACGTAAACAGCGTTGCACTGATGGAATGTTAGCCCGCATCAATCAAGGAATTTATCCTTTCAGGCCACCGATCGGATATGCGTGCGCAAATTTTAAAAAGAGGGGGGAGAAAAAAACTGAACCTGACCCACCAGATGAAAAAACATTTCCCATCATTCAAAGAGCATTAAGAGAATACGCGCGAAACGTTTATCGACAAACCGACATAATACGCATGTTGAAAGAATGGGGATTAAAAACTTCATCTGGAAAAAATCCTACCCCACAAATGGTAGATCGAATGCTCAGAAACAGTCTCAAGTTTTATGCTGGAATTATTGTGAATCCTTGGACAAAAGAAGAAATAGTAGGACTTCATAAACCGATGATCACGAAAGATGAGATGTATCAGATTCAAATGGTTCTCTCAGGTAATTCCCGCAATAATTCACTCATACGAGCTAAGTACAACCCTTTGTTTCCATTGCGTCGCACAATACTGTGTGGCGAATGTAATCGACCTCTTACGGGCAGTATAGTGCATGGCAATGGTGGCAATTATCCATATTACCATTGTGCTTATAAGCTATGCTCAATGTATGGCAAGGGGATTGGGAAAAATCTTCTGGAAAGCGAATTTATAAAAATTCTTGAAAAGATTATTCCAAAAGAAAAATGGTTTAATGTATTTCGAGATTCGATTATTGATGTATGGAAAGAACGCGGCAAACAATCTGAAACAGATGTAAAAAGAAATGAGGCGTGCATTTCTATACTGAAAGCTAAGAAAAACCGCATCTTTGAAATGCGTGAAGATGGTTCCTATACAAAAGAAGAATTTCAAAAGAGAAGAGATGAAATCGAAGGTGAGATAGAAGTTTGTAAAACAGAGCTAAACAGACATAAATACGAGGAATTCAATCTCGAGGAGGTGATGGCTTATGTAATTGATTTTATTGGCGCTCTAGCTCAAAAATGGCTCCTCATGCCAATTGCACAAAAGACACGGTTCCAAAAATTAGTGTTTCCAGATGGAATTCCATTTAAGAGAGGCCAAGGACTTGGAACCACAAAATTGGGTTATGTTTTCGAGCTTATTCAGTCTTTTGACGCTTCAAAATCCGCTTTGGTGCACCTCAATGAATTCAGTTGGAACCAGATTATCGGGGAGTTGGAAGAGTGGCAAAAAGCAATCGACTCTATAGAGTTGACTAGTCAGTCATCAAATTCCAATTCAGATGATATAAGGCAACTATATCGTAATGTTGCTTGA